The Saccharopolyspora gregorii genomic interval CCACGCGCAGCTTGCGCAGCGCCGCGTCGAGATCCGATCCGAGATCGCTGCTCGATGCGGTCGCGGCCGGGGGAAGTGCACGCACCACCACCAGTGTGCCAGCGGGCAACGCGTCGAGGCGGTCGCGCATCAGGTGCCGGAGCCGCCTGGTGACGCGGTGCCGCAGCACCGCGTTCCCGACGGCCTTGCTCACGACAAAACCCACGCGGGCCGGTTCGCCGGTGTCCCGAGTGGGTTCGATGTCCGAGTCCGACCGCGGTCCCGCCGCGGACGCCGGGTTCGGCTCGGCGCGCCCCGCGAGCTCGCTCGACGCGGGGTGCGCCGCCGTGGTCCCGTCGTGCCGGTCCCCGCCCTCGCGGTTCACCTGGTGGGCGCGTTCAACGGCGGCGCCGCGGACCTCGATCCGGGGCGCCGCGTTCGGCACCAGCAGGTGCACCACCAATCGGGCGCGCCCCGCACGGCGGCCACGACGGACCGCCAGGCGAAATTCCTGGCTGGAGGTCAGCCGGGCGGCCGCGGGCAGCACGAACCGATGATCAGGCGGTCAGCGAGGCACGGCCCCTGCGGCGACGCGCGGACACGATGGCGCGACCGGCGCGGGTGCGCATGCGCAGCCGGAACCCGTGCTTGCGGGCACGGCGACGGTTGTTCGGTTGGAAGGTGCGCTTGCCCTTGCTCACGGTGGATCTCCCGTTACTTCAGGCCCGTTGGAACAGGCACGTGCTCGGCCCGATGGCTCGGTCAAGATGTCCCCGCCCGCCGTAGCGGCCATCGTGTCGAGCTCACCCCCCGCTGGAACGAGGGGAGTCTG includes:
- the rnpA gene encoding ribonuclease P protein component, whose amino-acid sequence is MLPAAARLTSSQEFRLAVRRGRRAGRARLVVHLLVPNAAPRIEVRGAAVERAHQVNREGGDRHDGTTAAHPASSELAGRAEPNPASAAGPRSDSDIEPTRDTGEPARVGFVVSKAVGNAVLRHRVTRRLRHLMRDRLDALPAGTLVVVRALPPAATASSSDLGSDLDAALRKLRVVRGGPVTGP
- the rpmH gene encoding 50S ribosomal protein L34, yielding MSKGKRTFQPNNRRRARKHGFRLRMRTRAGRAIVSARRRRGRASLTA